In one Nicotiana sylvestris chromosome 8, ASM39365v2, whole genome shotgun sequence genomic region, the following are encoded:
- the LOC104239214 gene encoding uncharacterized protein yields the protein MDVLLRHIQGEVPWCMLFADDIVLIDDMRSRVNARLDVWRQTLESKGFKLSRTKTEYLECKFSDGTHDSDVEVKLDAQVIPMRASFTYLGSIIQYNREIDEDVAHRIRARWMKWRLAFDVLCDRNMPLRLKEDVSSRDGDVEMDVWVYQER from the exons ATGGATGTACTATTGCGAcacatccaaggggaggtgccttggtgcatgctatttgctgatgatatAGTGTTGATTGATGATATGCGTAGCAGAGTTAACGCGAGGTTAGATGTTTGGAGACAGaccttggagtctaaaggtttcaaactGAGTAgaaccaagacagaatacttggagtgcaaattCAGTGACGGGACCCATGATTCAGATGTAGAGGTTAAGCTTGATGCTCAAGTTATCCCCATGAGAGCGAGTTTTACGTATCTCGGGTCTATTATCCAGTATAACAGGGAGATTGACGAAGATGTCGCACATCGCATCAGAGCgagatggatgaagtggaggctcgctTTCGATGTTTTGTGTGATAGGAATATGCCGCtaagacttaagg AAGATGTGAGTAGCAGAGATGgagatgttgagatggatgtgtgggtgtACCAGGAGAGATAG